From the Anaerolineales bacterium genome, one window contains:
- a CDS encoding site-2 protease family protein has translation MLFDVTLPDLISRAIVLVAAFTVHEFAHAWTADYFGDDTPRRQGRLTLNPLVHLDPLGSLLLLVAGFGWARPVMVDLYALQRRSPAAPMLVALAGPASNLLLAASAAIPLRLGWVAFSFSTSQWLPSAYQLLSVFVLINVLLMLFNLLPFFPLDGEKVLHYFLPPSGKAFLENLRPYSSIILLAMVFVLPRMGIDLLQTLVFSPAIAIARFLVGAY, from the coding sequence ATGCTTTTTGACGTGACATTGCCCGATCTGATCAGCCGTGCCATCGTGTTGGTGGCCGCTTTCACAGTTCACGAATTTGCACACGCCTGGACGGCGGACTACTTTGGCGACGATACGCCTCGCCGTCAGGGGCGTCTCACGTTAAACCCCCTGGTTCACTTGGACCCCCTGGGTTCATTGTTGCTGTTGGTGGCTGGCTTCGGCTGGGCGCGCCCGGTGATGGTGGATCTGTACGCCCTGCAGCGCCGCTCCCCCGCGGCCCCCATGTTGGTCGCCCTGGCCGGCCCGGCATCCAATTTGCTGCTGGCGGCTTCGGCGGCCATTCCCTTGCGCCTGGGTTGGGTGGCGTTCTCCTTTAGCACTTCACAGTGGTTGCCGAGCGCGTATCAGTTGCTCAGTGTGTTTGTCCTGATCAATGTATTGCTGATGCTGTTCAACTTGCTACCTTTCTTCCCGCTGGACGGCGAAAAAGTGCTGCATTATTTCCTGCCGCCTTCCGGCAAGGCTTTCCTGGAAAACTTGCGGCCATACAGCTCGATCATTTTGCTGGCAATGGTGTTTGTGCTGCCGCGTATGGGTATTGACCTGCTGCAAACGCTGGTGTTTTCTCCGGCAATCGCGATTGCCCGCTTTTTGGTGGGCGCCTACTAA
- a CDS encoding DUF951 domain-containing protein, giving the protein MLPDLKLDDLVRLRKTHPCGSTDWKVVRLGADIGLVCLGCGRRVLLERRELAKSLKTLLPPSAPEA; this is encoded by the coding sequence ATGCTGCCAGACCTAAAACTCGATGATTTGGTGCGCCTGCGCAAAACGCACCCCTGCGGCAGCACCGACTGGAAAGTCGTCCGCCTGGGCGCAGACATTGGCCTGGTGTGCCTGGGCTGTGGCCGCCGTGTGCTGCTGGAGCGCCGCGAGCTGGCCAAGAGCCTCAAAACCTTGCTGCCTCCCTCAGCCCCGGAAGCTTAA
- the rsmI gene encoding 16S rRNA (cytidine(1402)-2'-O)-methyltransferase: protein MPTLFLVATPIGNLEDFSPRAQRILSEVQLIAAEDTRHSRKLLSHFGIQTPLTSYFAHNERVKLDRIMETLAQGDVALISDAGMPGINDPGYLLVQAALQAGHTVSPVPGPSAPVAALAASGLPSDQFLYLGYPARKAGERRQEFERVAALPYTLVFLESPHRLLATLQDLLATFGDRQVVVAAEISKLYERFWRGPLSEAVSVFAQEPARGEFTLVVAGATAGSETWDEARVRAALQAASDEPPSSLARRVAVQAGWRRSKVYDLLRSLQDD from the coding sequence ATGCCTACGCTCTTCTTGGTTGCCACACCCATCGGGAATTTGGAGGATTTTAGTCCCCGCGCCCAGCGCATCTTGAGCGAAGTGCAGCTGATCGCCGCCGAAGACACCCGCCACAGCCGTAAATTGCTCAGTCACTTTGGCATCCAAACTCCGCTAACCAGCTATTTTGCCCACAACGAACGCGTCAAACTTGACAGGATCATGGAAACGCTCGCCCAGGGCGATGTAGCCCTGATCTCGGACGCCGGTATGCCGGGCATCAATGATCCCGGCTACCTGCTGGTCCAGGCCGCGTTGCAAGCCGGCCACACGGTGAGCCCGGTGCCCGGCCCCAGCGCACCCGTGGCGGCCCTGGCCGCCTCCGGGCTGCCCAGCGACCAGTTCCTCTACCTGGGCTATCCGGCGCGCAAGGCCGGCGAACGCCGCCAAGAATTCGAGCGCGTCGCCGCCCTGCCCTATACGCTGGTCTTTTTGGAATCGCCGCACCGGCTGTTGGCCACCCTGCAGGACCTGTTGGCCACATTCGGTGACCGTCAAGTGGTCGTGGCTGCCGAGATCTCCAAGCTGTATGAACGTTTTTGGCGCGGGCCGCTCAGTGAAGCGGTCAGCGTTTTCGCTCAGGAACCCGCTCGCGGGGAATTCACCCTGGTGGTGGCGGGGGCAACTGCAGGCTCCGAAACCTGGGATGAGGCACGTGTGCGCGCCGCGCTGCAAGCCGCCAGCGATGAGCCACCCTCATCGCTGGCCCGGCGGGTGGCCGTCCAAGCCGGCTGGCGGCGCAGCAAAGTGTACGATCTGCTGCGCAGCCTGCAAGACGACTAA
- a CDS encoding bifunctional phosphoglucose/phosphomannose isomerase, translating into MNLNDLEHIKKTDPQGMIEHINGLPEQLAAAWELGQQLSLPNWQGIRQVVVAGMGGSAIGSDLLAAYAEPSLRANWTTWRDYGLPGWAAGEDTLVVCSSHSGNTEETLSSFEAARAAGCRVLCISTGGKLAALAGAADIPAWRFQHAFQPRTAVGYSFGLLLALAARLDLLPDPNAEVTATLAAMQTQRADLLPEVPDIQNSSKRMGGQLMGRWVTVYGAGLMAPVARRWKAQINENAKAQASYEVLPEANHNTLQGLLQPEGQFSATMTLFLQAASNHARNERRAELTRMATMVEGQNTDVIHGSGEGRMAQMWTALHYGDYVSFYLAMAYGIDPTPVPALAELKNQMSQQ; encoded by the coding sequence ATGAACCTCAACGATCTGGAGCACATCAAGAAAACCGACCCCCAGGGGATGATCGAGCACATCAACGGGCTGCCAGAGCAGCTGGCCGCCGCCTGGGAACTGGGCCAGCAGCTGTCCCTGCCGAACTGGCAGGGCATCCGCCAGGTGGTGGTCGCCGGCATGGGCGGCTCAGCCATCGGCTCGGACCTGCTGGCCGCGTACGCAGAACCCAGCCTGCGCGCCAACTGGACCACCTGGCGCGACTACGGGTTGCCCGGCTGGGCAGCCGGTGAAGATACGCTGGTGGTGTGTTCCTCGCACTCAGGCAACACGGAAGAAACGCTGAGCAGCTTCGAGGCTGCCAGGGCCGCAGGCTGCCGGGTGCTGTGCATCAGCACCGGCGGCAAGCTGGCCGCCCTGGCCGGCGCGGCAGACATCCCCGCCTGGCGTTTCCAGCACGCCTTCCAGCCCCGCACCGCCGTGGGCTATTCGTTTGGGCTGCTGCTGGCGCTGGCCGCTCGTCTGGATCTGCTGCCCGACCCCAATGCCGAAGTGACGGCCACCCTGGCCGCCATGCAAACCCAGCGTGCGGATCTGCTGCCCGAGGTGCCCGACATCCAAAACTCCTCAAAGCGCATGGGCGGCCAGTTAATGGGCCGCTGGGTGACCGTATACGGCGCCGGTCTGATGGCGCCCGTGGCACGGCGCTGGAAAGCGCAGATCAACGAGAACGCCAAGGCTCAGGCCAGCTACGAAGTGCTGCCCGAAGCCAACCACAACACACTGCAGGGCCTGCTGCAGCCAGAGGGCCAGTTCAGCGCCACTATGACCCTGTTCCTGCAGGCAGCCAGCAACCACGCCCGCAACGAACGCCGCGCCGAACTAACCCGCATGGCCACCATGGTGGAAGGCCAAAATACGGACGTGATCCATGGCAGCGGCGAAGGCCGCATGGCCCAAATGTGGACGGCGCTGCACTACGGAGATTACGTCAGTTTCTATCTGGCAATGGCCTATGGCATTGACCCCACACCCGTCCCGGCGCTGGCCGAGCTCAAGAATCAAATGAGCCAGCAATAG